From Echinicola soli, a single genomic window includes:
- the tgt gene encoding tRNA guanosine(34) transglycosylase Tgt, with amino-acid sequence MKFILENTDQKSKARTGVVKTDHGDIQTPIFMPVGTAGSVKAVHQRELTYDIKAQIILGNTYHLYLRPGLDVLEKAGGLHKFNGWNKPILTDSGGYQVFSLAGTRKITEEGVLFKSHIDGSKHKFTPENVMDIQRSIGADIIMAFDECTPYPCEFGYARKSMEMTHRWLKRCIDQVDSTSGKYGYSQALFPIVQGSVYKDLRKQSAEFVASCGRDGNAIGGLSVGEPAEMMYEMTELVTDILPGDKPRYLMGVGTPANILECIALGVDMFDCVMPTRNARNGMLFTSEGFMNMRNEKWKDDFSPIDPNINSYVSSFYSRAYLRHLTVSKEILAAQIASVHNLSFYLWLVDEAREKIKAGEFAVWKDEMVKKVSRRL; translated from the coding sequence ATGAAATTCATTCTCGAAAATACAGACCAAAAGAGCAAAGCAAGGACGGGAGTGGTCAAAACTGACCATGGAGATATTCAGACGCCTATATTTATGCCGGTAGGTACCGCTGGTTCGGTAAAGGCGGTTCATCAGCGGGAACTTACCTATGACATCAAGGCCCAAATAATTTTGGGAAATACCTATCACCTGTATTTGCGTCCTGGCTTGGATGTGCTGGAAAAAGCAGGTGGGTTGCATAAGTTTAACGGCTGGAATAAGCCGATTCTTACCGATAGTGGTGGTTATCAGGTGTTTTCCTTGGCGGGTACACGGAAAATTACCGAGGAAGGAGTGTTGTTTAAGTCCCATATTGATGGCTCTAAACATAAATTCACGCCCGAAAATGTCATGGATATCCAGCGGAGTATTGGTGCGGATATTATCATGGCATTTGATGAGTGCACACCTTACCCGTGCGAATTTGGCTATGCCAGAAAATCCATGGAAATGACCCATCGTTGGCTGAAGCGGTGTATTGACCAAGTGGATAGCACTTCCGGAAAATACGGGTACAGCCAGGCATTATTCCCGATTGTGCAGGGAAGCGTTTACAAGGACCTGAGAAAACAATCAGCGGAATTTGTAGCGTCTTGTGGGCGTGATGGAAATGCCATTGGGGGATTGTCAGTGGGTGAGCCGGCCGAAATGATGTACGAAATGACCGAGCTGGTTACCGATATACTTCCCGGTGATAAGCCAAGATACCTTATGGGGGTGGGGACTCCTGCCAATATTCTGGAATGCATCGCCCTGGGAGTGGATATGTTTGACTGTGTCATGCCTACCCGTAATGCCCGAAATGGCATGCTTTTTACCTCCGAGGGATTCATGAACATGCGGAACGAAAAGTGGAAAGATGATTTTTCTCCCATTGATCCCAATATCAACAGTTATGTAAGTAGTTTCTATTCCAGGGCTTATCTTCGCCATCTTACCGTGAGCAAGGAGATTTTGGCCGCCCAAATAGCGAGTGTTCACAACCTTAGTTTTTACCTTTGGCTCGTAGATGAGGCAAGGGAAAAAATCAAGGCCGGAGAATTTGCGGTTTGGAAAGATGAGATGGTAAAAAAAGTAAGCAGACGGTTATGA
- a CDS encoding LptF/LptG family permease translates to MKLLDKLIIKDFLKTYFFVVLMLILIVLVLDFTEKNDDFIRNNVPTGEIMKYMFNYGLYLNNLLTPITVFISVIFITSRMAGRTEIVAILSSGVSFMRMLRPFLIGASMIALASFLLNGWVLPGATAGVYNFKMEYLEDDAQYNYQNLHVKVAPDVYAYISKYYTGPKTGYTFTLEHIEDGKLISKLSADRIVWDTAVNAWEVRNYKIRTLEDMGEGYQVGEEMDTVLSITPADFDLPPNHHETLDLPELSRQIKVLEDRGADNVNFYKIERYVRFMSPFAAIILTFIGVIVASKKTRGGSGFKIALGFLLAFVYIILFLLSRTFAEAGTPYPILAVWSPNIIFALTGLVMYKTIPR, encoded by the coding sequence ATAAAATTACTGGATAAACTGATCATTAAGGATTTTCTGAAAACCTACTTTTTTGTGGTGTTGATGCTGATCTTAATTGTATTGGTGTTGGACTTCACAGAGAAGAATGATGATTTTATCCGTAATAATGTGCCCACGGGGGAGATTATGAAGTACATGTTTAATTATGGCCTGTACCTCAATAACCTGCTGACGCCGATTACGGTGTTTATTTCAGTGATTTTTATTACTTCCCGCATGGCAGGAAGGACAGAAATAGTGGCCATACTGAGTAGTGGCGTGAGCTTTATGCGGATGTTAAGGCCTTTTTTGATCGGTGCTTCCATGATCGCATTGGCAAGTTTTCTGCTCAATGGCTGGGTGCTTCCGGGAGCCACTGCCGGGGTGTATAACTTTAAGATGGAGTACCTTGAGGATGATGCCCAATACAACTATCAAAATCTCCATGTAAAAGTGGCTCCTGACGTGTATGCGTACATCAGTAAATATTATACCGGGCCTAAAACAGGCTATACTTTTACACTGGAACATATCGAAGATGGTAAGCTGATCTCGAAGCTTTCTGCAGATCGTATCGTCTGGGATACTGCTGTCAATGCCTGGGAGGTTCGAAATTATAAAATCCGGACATTAGAGGATATGGGGGAAGGGTATCAAGTGGGAGAGGAAATGGATACGGTGCTTTCCATTACCCCTGCGGATTTTGACCTTCCGCCCAATCACCACGAAACTTTAGACCTGCCGGAGTTGAGCAGGCAAATAAAAGTCTTGGAAGATCGTGGTGCGGATAATGTGAATTTTTATAAGATAGAGCGTTATGTGCGATTTATGTCGCCTTTTGCAGCCATCATTCTGACCTTTATAGGGGTGATTGTCGCCTCCAAAAAAACGCGTGGTGGATCAGGGTTTAAGATAGCCTTGGGCTTCTTGTTGGCTTTTGTTTATATCATTTTGTTTTTATTGTCCAGGACATTTGCCGAAGCCGGTACACCTTATCCGATATTGGCAGTTTGGTCGCCCAATATCATCTTTGCCCTCACAGGGCTGGTGATGTATAAGACGATTCCACGGTAA
- a CDS encoding IS4 family transposase translates to MTRDRFRTTNKAFVRQRCLGFTDLIYFMLGLGKSSVQQELDDFFSDKLVSCSKGAFSQQRSKLNPKVFTWLNGKQCSFYYNKASHVRRWKGFRLIGIDGSTLQLPYSKELAKGFGQFETRTENGRKVVLARVSQAYDVLNQISIDAKIKHYRTSELSLCESHLPCLGQGDLLIMDRAYAAFWLMSSLVQQQKSFVIRVKANRWKQAKAFLASTQKQQLIEVSPSKEAIYRCKERNISTEALKLRLVRVPIESGEDHILVTNLVDHKKYPVKEIRELYRKRWPVEESFKLLKTRAELENLSGKTARAVLQDFNSIILRANLSNILSKTLTKKGGDYCNKKRKNTYQINRTQAYRKTKPILDQLNKGIDKIIGKISDYAFKLLLQLEIVRPNRSVPRIKRYSARPSNFITYNP, encoded by the coding sequence TTGACACGAGACAGGTTCCGTACGACTAACAAAGCATTTGTTCGCCAGCGGTGTTTGGGGTTTACTGATCTTATCTACTTTATGTTAGGTTTAGGTAAATCCAGTGTTCAGCAAGAGCTGGATGATTTTTTTTCGGATAAATTGGTCAGCTGTTCCAAAGGAGCTTTCAGTCAGCAGCGATCCAAACTAAACCCCAAGGTGTTTACCTGGCTGAATGGAAAACAATGTTCTTTTTATTATAATAAAGCCAGCCATGTCCGTAGATGGAAAGGTTTTCGGCTTATAGGTATTGACGGCAGTACTCTGCAGCTTCCTTACAGTAAAGAACTGGCAAAAGGTTTTGGCCAGTTCGAAACCCGGACTGAAAACGGCAGAAAAGTAGTCCTGGCCCGTGTTTCCCAAGCCTACGATGTACTCAATCAAATCAGCATAGATGCCAAAATCAAGCATTACAGGACAAGTGAACTTTCTCTCTGTGAAAGTCACCTTCCCTGTCTGGGGCAGGGAGACCTGCTTATAATGGATCGGGCCTATGCGGCCTTTTGGCTCATGTCCTCATTGGTTCAGCAACAAAAATCTTTTGTCATCAGGGTAAAGGCAAACAGGTGGAAACAGGCAAAGGCATTTTTAGCATCTACCCAAAAACAGCAGTTAATAGAGGTCTCCCCTTCCAAAGAGGCCATATACAGGTGTAAGGAAAGGAATATTTCTACTGAGGCACTCAAATTAAGACTGGTACGGGTACCGATTGAATCAGGAGAAGACCATATATTGGTAACCAACCTGGTTGACCATAAAAAGTACCCTGTCAAGGAAATCCGTGAGCTTTATAGGAAAAGATGGCCTGTTGAAGAGTCGTTCAAACTACTGAAAACCAGGGCGGAACTTGAAAACCTGAGCGGAAAGACGGCCAGGGCCGTTCTCCAAGATTTTAACAGCATCATTCTCAGGGCCAACTTGAGCAACATCCTCAGTAAAACACTTACCAAAAAAGGGGGTGACTACTGTAACAAAAAACGGAAAAATACTTATCAGATCAACAGAACCCAGGCTTATCGTAAAACCAAACCTATACTTGATCAACTGAACAAAGGGATCGACAAAATCATCGGAAAAATATCCGATTACGCTTTCAAACTATTGCTTCAGCTTGAAATAGTGCGGCCCAACAGGTCAGTTCCAAGAATAAAAAGGTATAGCGCTAGACCCAGCAATTTTATAACTTATAATCCTTAA
- the ispE gene encoding 4-(cytidine 5'-diphospho)-2-C-methyl-D-erythritol kinase: MVLFPNAKINLGLSITGKRMDGYHDITTCMVPVPLHDALEITFADKTSFKSTGLPIPGAEKDNLILKAFKLMRRDFNDLPHVHFHLHKAIPMGAGLGGGSADAAFAISMMNTMFDLHLEDWFLEDYAAQLGSDCPFFIENIPKIATGRGEILEDINIDLNGCHIILINPNVHIGTKEAYAGVTPKLPEFDLKEIIADRCLWKDRLVNDFEASILVKHPEIAQIKEKLYEKGAFYAAMSGSGSTVFGLFDKETSLGKWPESYFTFVGKM, from the coding sequence ATGGTGTTATTTCCAAACGCAAAGATCAACTTGGGTTTATCCATCACTGGCAAAAGGATGGATGGTTATCATGATATTACCACCTGCATGGTGCCTGTTCCGCTCCACGATGCCCTGGAAATTACCTTTGCAGATAAAACATCCTTTAAAAGCACAGGGCTTCCTATTCCCGGCGCAGAGAAAGACAACCTGATCCTCAAGGCTTTTAAGCTTATGAGAAGGGACTTTAATGACCTACCTCATGTCCACTTCCACCTCCATAAAGCCATCCCTATGGGAGCAGGACTTGGAGGAGGATCTGCAGATGCAGCATTTGCCATTTCCATGATGAACACCATGTTTGACCTTCACCTGGAAGACTGGTTCCTGGAAGACTATGCTGCCCAGCTCGGCAGCGACTGCCCGTTTTTTATCGAAAACATCCCTAAGATAGCCACCGGAAGAGGAGAAATCCTCGAAGATATCAACATCGATCTAAACGGCTGCCATATCATCCTGATCAATCCAAACGTCCACATTGGTACGAAGGAAGCGTATGCAGGTGTAACGCCCAAACTTCCTGAATTTGACCTTAAAGAGATCATTGCTGACCGCTGCCTATGGAAAGATCGGCTAGTCAATGATTTTGAAGCCAGCATCCTTGTGAAACATCCAGAAATAGCGCAGATAAAAGAGAAACTCTACGAAAAAGGTGCTTTTTATGCAGCCATGTCTGGTTCGGGCTCCACTGTTTTTGGACTTTTTGATAAAGAAACGTCCCTTGGAAAATGGCCAGAGAGCTACTTTACTTTTGTTGGAAAGATGTAG
- the ilvD gene encoding dihydroxy-acid dehydratase, protein MSDLKKYSWEISDNEENPAAMAMLYATGITDKKMKQPFVGVASCGYESNPCNMHLNSFAEDIKVSTNQADLSGFIFNTIGISDGQSMGTSGMRYSLPSREVIADSIESFILGHSFDGVVTIPGCDKNMPGVVMGMLRVNRPGIMVFGGTIRSGNYKGEKLNIVSAFEAYGKRINGQISDEDYMGVIKNACPGAGACGGMYTANTMSSAIEAMGLSLPFSSSYPATSKEKREECKNIGKYIKQLLALDIKPKDIITKKSLENAVRVTVALGGSTNAALHILAIARTAGIDFTLEDFKRINAETPVLGDFKPSGKFMMEDLYEMGGLPAFLKYFLNEGLLHGDCLTVTGKTMAENLADIEPVKASKDSVIHPIEDPIKESGHLCVLHGNLAPEGAVAKISGKEGKSFTGTAKVFDDEPSANAAMKNKEIQKGDVVVIRYVGPKGGPGMPEMLKPTSIIIGAGLGSDVALITDGRFSGGTHGFVVGHVTPEAYLGGPIGLIEDGDKITIDAETLEINVDVSEEAFAERKKNWKNKDLSHLQGTLKKYVQLVSTASEGCVTDKQ, encoded by the coding sequence ATGAGCGATTTGAAGAAATATAGTTGGGAAATCAGTGATAATGAAGAAAATCCAGCGGCAATGGCCATGCTATATGCGACTGGAATCACTGATAAAAAGATGAAGCAGCCTTTTGTAGGTGTGGCAAGCTGTGGGTATGAAAGTAACCCATGTAACATGCACCTTAACAGTTTTGCGGAGGACATTAAGGTCTCTACAAACCAAGCGGATCTTTCAGGCTTTATTTTTAATACCATTGGTATTTCCGATGGCCAGTCCATGGGGACTTCAGGGATGCGGTATAGTCTTCCTTCCAGGGAGGTGATTGCTGATTCCATAGAGTCATTCATTTTGGGGCATAGCTTTGATGGAGTAGTGACCATTCCAGGATGTGATAAGAACATGCCGGGTGTGGTGATGGGAATGCTTCGTGTAAATCGTCCAGGGATCATGGTCTTTGGAGGAACGATCAGATCTGGAAACTACAAGGGGGAGAAACTGAATATTGTTTCGGCTTTTGAAGCATATGGCAAGCGGATCAATGGGCAGATTTCTGATGAGGATTACATGGGGGTAATCAAAAATGCCTGTCCAGGTGCCGGCGCATGTGGCGGGATGTACACTGCAAATACAATGTCTTCGGCCATCGAAGCTATGGGATTATCGCTGCCTTTCAGTTCTTCCTATCCAGCTACTTCTAAAGAAAAGCGAGAGGAATGCAAAAACATCGGTAAATATATCAAGCAGCTGTTGGCACTGGATATCAAACCAAAGGATATCATCACCAAAAAGAGCTTGGAAAATGCCGTACGTGTTACCGTGGCACTTGGTGGTAGTACCAATGCGGCCCTTCACATCTTGGCGATTGCCAGAACAGCAGGAATTGATTTTACCCTCGAGGACTTTAAGCGAATCAATGCCGAGACTCCTGTGCTGGGTGATTTTAAGCCAAGTGGGAAATTCATGATGGAAGACCTTTATGAAATGGGCGGCTTACCAGCTTTCTTGAAATACTTCTTAAATGAAGGATTGCTTCATGGTGATTGCCTTACGGTAACGGGCAAAACCATGGCCGAGAACTTAGCTGACATAGAGCCAGTAAAAGCCTCCAAAGACAGTGTTATCCATCCTATAGAGGATCCAATCAAAGAATCTGGTCACTTGTGTGTGCTTCATGGTAACTTGGCACCCGAAGGGGCCGTGGCCAAAATTTCCGGAAAAGAAGGGAAGTCCTTCACTGGAACAGCCAAGGTGTTTGACGATGAGCCTTCTGCCAACGCGGCCATGAAAAACAAGGAGATCCAAAAAGGGGATGTGGTAGTCATCCGTTATGTGGGACCAAAAGGTGGGCCGGGAATGCCGGAAATGCTGAAGCCTACTTCCATTATCATTGGTGCGGGGCTGGGCTCGGACGTGGCACTGATCACTGACGGTCGATTTTCTGGCGGTACGCATGGATTTGTGGTAGGACACGTCACACCGGAGGCCTATCTGGGGGGACCGATCGGATTGATCGAGGATGGCGATAAGATCACCATCGACGCGGAGACATTGGAAATCAATGTGGACGTGAGCGAAGAGGCGTTTGCCGAACGGAAGAAAAACTGGAAAAACAAAGACTTGAGCCATCTCCAAGGAACGTTAAAGAAATATGTCCAATTGGTGTCTACAGCGTCTGAGGGTTGTGTTACTGACAAACAGTGA
- the ilvB gene encoding biosynthetic-type acetolactate synthase large subunit — protein MKDSRIRGAEIVIKSLVAENCDYIFGYPGGAIMPVYDALYDYADQIKHVLTRHEQGAIHAAQGYARVSGKVGVCMATSGPGATNLITGIADAQIDSTPLVCITGQVASQLLGTDAFQETDVVGFSMPGTKWNIQVRKAEDIAPAIAKGFHIARSGRPGPVLIDITKDAQNELFEFNYVPCLGIRSYRPYPKVKDSEIAAAAEVINAAKKPYLLFGQGVVIGKAEEELKAFLDKTGIPAACTLLGSGALTEDHPQYVGKLGMHGNYAPNLLTNQCDVLIAVGMRFDDRVTGDLKRYAKQAKVVHLELDNAEINKNVKCEVSVLGDCKESLPLLTEKVNQNAHAAWLSEFRTLEEKEKSAVVSLDLLPTKTGLTMGEVIRYINDYKKDDAILVTDVGQHQMIAWRYFKFKTTRTQVTSGGLGTMGFSLPAALGAQLADVNRQVICVVGDGGIQMTIQELGTIMQTKAPVKVVLLNNDFLGMVRQWQQLFFDKRYSFTELDNPDFIKIAEAYNMKATKVTERDNLKDTVAEMMVHEGPYFLEVVVEKEDNVFPMIPTGCSVEEVRLS, from the coding sequence ATGAAAGATTCGAGAATCAGAGGAGCTGAGATCGTGATCAAATCCCTGGTAGCTGAAAATTGTGATTACATTTTTGGTTATCCTGGAGGTGCCATCATGCCAGTATATGATGCACTCTATGATTACGCGGACCAAATCAAACATGTACTGACAAGACATGAGCAAGGAGCCATCCATGCCGCACAAGGGTATGCACGAGTCTCCGGTAAAGTCGGCGTCTGCATGGCTACTTCAGGGCCTGGAGCTACCAACCTAATCACAGGGATAGCTGATGCCCAGATTGATAGCACTCCTCTGGTCTGCATCACTGGCCAAGTGGCTTCACAGCTGTTAGGTACAGATGCTTTCCAGGAAACCGATGTAGTGGGATTCTCTATGCCGGGGACCAAGTGGAATATTCAGGTGAGGAAGGCGGAGGATATTGCCCCGGCCATTGCGAAAGGTTTTCATATAGCACGTTCAGGAAGGCCGGGACCGGTACTGATAGATATTACTAAGGATGCACAAAATGAGCTGTTCGAATTTAATTATGTGCCTTGTCTGGGAATCAGGTCTTACCGACCTTATCCCAAAGTAAAGGACAGTGAAATCGCCGCAGCTGCTGAAGTCATCAATGCCGCCAAGAAACCTTACTTGCTTTTTGGGCAAGGAGTTGTAATTGGTAAGGCTGAGGAAGAACTCAAGGCATTTTTGGATAAAACCGGGATTCCCGCAGCTTGTACCCTTCTAGGTTCAGGTGCACTTACAGAAGACCATCCCCAATATGTCGGCAAGCTAGGAATGCACGGTAACTATGCTCCCAATTTGCTGACCAACCAATGTGATGTACTGATCGCGGTGGGGATGCGTTTTGATGATCGGGTAACCGGTGATCTGAAGCGGTATGCCAAGCAGGCAAAGGTGGTCCACCTGGAGCTGGACAATGCAGAGATCAATAAGAATGTAAAGTGCGAAGTATCCGTGCTGGGAGATTGTAAAGAAAGCCTTCCCTTGCTTACCGAGAAGGTGAACCAAAATGCCCATGCAGCTTGGCTGAGCGAATTCAGGACGCTAGAGGAGAAAGAAAAGAGCGCTGTAGTTTCCCTTGATCTATTGCCTACCAAGACCGGACTTACCATGGGAGAGGTGATCCGCTATATCAACGATTACAAGAAAGACGATGCAATATTGGTGACTGACGTAGGGCAGCATCAGATGATTGCCTGGAGGTACTTTAAATTTAAGACCACAAGAACACAGGTGACCTCTGGTGGTTTGGGTACCATGGGCTTTAGTCTTCCAGCTGCACTGGGAGCGCAGCTTGCAGATGTAAACCGGCAGGTAATCTGTGTGGTGGGCGATGGAGGTATCCAGATGACCATTCAGGAACTAGGGACCATCATGCAGACCAAAGCACCGGTAAAGGTAGTCTTGCTGAACAATGACTTCCTCGGAATGGTACGACAGTGGCAACAGTTGTTCTTTGATAAGCGTTATTCATTCACTGAGCTGGATAATCCTGATTTTATCAAAATCGCTGAAGCCTATAATATGAAGGCCACCAAAGTGACCGAAAGGGATAACCTGAAGGATACGGTAGCAGAGATGATGGTTCATGAAGGCCCTTATTTTCTGGAAGTAGTGGTAGAGAAAGAAGACAACGTATTCCCGATGATCCCTACTGGATGTTCTGTGGAAGAAGTAAGGTTAAGCTGA
- the ilvN gene encoding acetolactate synthase small subunit, producing the protein MNRYTVSLFTENFIGILNRVTLIFTRRGVNIDALTASESKEDGVHRITIEVTTTEDQVIQIVKQTEKIIDVIKSFYYKDDEVVYQEIALYKIPISSLDPGLEKVIRQYNARIISAEKEFVVIEMTGHKEDTKALLEILKDFNILEFARSGRVAVAKPMGTIEQYLNN; encoded by the coding sequence ATGAATCGATATACTGTATCCCTTTTTACCGAAAATTTCATTGGTATCCTGAATAGAGTTACCTTGATCTTTACAAGAAGGGGAGTGAATATAGATGCCCTTACTGCTTCAGAAAGTAAGGAAGATGGTGTGCACAGGATTACTATTGAAGTGACCACTACGGAAGATCAGGTCATTCAGATCGTCAAGCAAACCGAGAAGATCATTGATGTGATCAAGTCGTTTTATTATAAGGATGACGAAGTGGTGTACCAGGAAATTGCCCTGTACAAAATACCGATCAGCAGTCTTGACCCGGGTTTGGAGAAAGTGATCAGGCAGTACAATGCCCGCATCATATCCGCCGAGAAAGAATTTGTGGTGATCGAAATGACCGGCCATAAAGAAGACACCAAGGCCCTACTGGAGATTTTAAAGGATTTCAACATCCTCGAATTTGCCAGATCAGGTAGGGTGGCCGTGGCCAAACCAATGGGAACAATTGAACAATATTTGAATAATTAA
- the ilvC gene encoding ketol-acid reductoisomerase — protein sequence MKLKFGTVEEDVVTREEFPLEKAREVLKDEVIAVLGYGVQGPGQALNLKDNGFNVIVGQRKNSKTWDKAVADGWVPGETLFELEEACEKGTILQFLLSDAGQIALWPTVKKHLAPGKALYFSHGFGVTYNDQTGIVPPEDVDVILVAPKGSGTSLRRMFVEGRGLNSSFAIYQDATGKARERVIALGIGVGSGYLFETDFYREVTSDLTGERGTLMGAIQGIFAAQYEVLRDNGHSPSEAFNETVEELTQSLMPLVAENGMDWMYANCSTTAQRGALDWWKPFRDASKPVFEQLYKSVKDGKEAAKSIESNSKADYREKLEVELKELRESEMWKAGATVRKLRPENN from the coding sequence ATGAAACTGAAATTCGGAACAGTTGAAGAAGATGTAGTAACAAGAGAAGAATTCCCTCTTGAGAAAGCCAGAGAAGTGCTTAAAGACGAAGTGATTGCCGTACTCGGTTATGGTGTGCAAGGTCCCGGCCAAGCCCTAAACCTTAAAGACAACGGCTTTAATGTCATCGTCGGCCAACGTAAAAACTCCAAGACCTGGGACAAGGCTGTAGCCGATGGCTGGGTTCCTGGCGAAACGCTTTTTGAGCTGGAAGAGGCTTGTGAAAAAGGTACTATCCTTCAATTCTTACTTTCTGATGCAGGTCAAATTGCATTGTGGCCAACAGTTAAGAAGCACCTTGCTCCTGGAAAAGCCCTTTACTTTTCCCATGGTTTTGGAGTGACGTACAATGATCAAACAGGAATCGTGCCGCCAGAAGACGTAGACGTGATCTTGGTCGCTCCTAAAGGGTCTGGTACTTCCTTGAGAAGAATGTTTGTAGAAGGTAGAGGGTTGAACTCTTCTTTTGCAATCTATCAGGATGCCACTGGCAAAGCAAGAGAAAGAGTCATTGCACTTGGTATCGGCGTAGGTTCAGGATATTTGTTCGAAACCGACTTCTACAGAGAGGTGACTTCTGACCTTACTGGTGAAAGAGGTACCTTGATGGGTGCTATCCAGGGAATCTTTGCTGCCCAGTACGAAGTGTTGAGAGATAATGGTCACTCTCCATCTGAAGCATTTAACGAGACAGTGGAAGAGCTGACACAAAGCTTGATGCCACTCGTGGCTGAAAACGGCATGGACTGGATGTATGCCAACTGCTCTACGACTGCCCAAAGAGGTGCCCTTGATTGGTGGAAGCCTTTTAGAGATGCTTCCAAGCCAGTATTTGAGCAACTGTACAAAAGTGTAAAAGATGGCAAAGAAGCAGCTAAATCCATTGAATCAAACAGTAAAGCAGACTACAGAGAGAAGTTAGAAGTAGAGCTGAAAGAGCTAAGAGAGTCTGAAATGTGGAAGGCAGGTGCTACTGTTCGTAAGCTGAGACCAGAGAATAACTAA
- the leuC gene encoding 3-isopropylmalate dehydratase large subunit, producing the protein MEKKTLFDKVWDEHVVKTVPGGPDVFFIDKHFIHEVTSPVAFLNLENRGNNVLFPERTVATPDHNVPTIDQDKTIKDKLSRMQVEKLRENCSKYGIELHDLGTDHHGIVHVIGPELGITQPGMTIVCGDSHTSTHGAFGAIAFGIGTSEVEMVFASQCIMQSKPKRMRITVNGEPGKGVTSKDIILYIISKISASGGTGYFIEYAGSAIQSLSMEARMTICNMSIEMGARGGLIAPDEVTFDYLKGKEHAPKGEDWDKAVAYWKSLKTDEGAEFDLEYTYDAEDIEPMITYGTNPGMGIKIKDIIPTTEGMEGSNKKTYLKSLDYMGFQPGEPIKGKKIDYVFVGSCTNGRIEDIRAVAEFVKGKKKAENITAWIVPGSREVENQAIEEGLVTILEEAGFKLRQPGCSACLAMNDDKIPAGKYAVSTSNRNFEGRQGPGARTLLASPLTVAAVAITGEVADPREV; encoded by the coding sequence ATGGAAAAGAAAACATTATTTGACAAAGTATGGGACGAACACGTAGTCAAAACCGTTCCGGGTGGGCCTGATGTGTTTTTCATAGATAAGCATTTTATCCATGAAGTCACCAGTCCTGTGGCATTCCTTAACCTTGAAAACCGAGGTAACAATGTGCTCTTTCCCGAGCGCACGGTAGCCACTCCTGATCACAACGTACCGACCATCGATCAGGACAAAACCATTAAAGATAAGCTTTCCCGCATGCAGGTGGAAAAGCTGCGCGAAAATTGTAGCAAATACGGAATTGAACTGCACGACTTGGGGACAGACCACCATGGTATCGTGCACGTTATTGGCCCGGAATTGGGCATTACCCAGCCCGGTATGACCATTGTTTGTGGTGATAGCCATACTTCTACACACGGTGCTTTTGGGGCGATAGCCTTCGGAATCGGTACCAGTGAGGTGGAAATGGTATTTGCTTCGCAATGTATCATGCAGTCCAAGCCTAAACGTATGCGGATTACCGTAAACGGTGAGCCTGGAAAGGGAGTGACCTCTAAAGATATTATCCTTTACATCATCTCGAAAATCTCGGCCAGTGGCGGTACCGGATATTTTATCGAATATGCAGGTTCGGCCATTCAAAGCCTCAGCATGGAAGCAAGGATGACCATCTGTAACATGAGTATCGAGATGGGAGCCAGAGGTGGATTGATCGCACCCGATGAGGTGACTTTTGATTACCTAAAAGGAAAAGAACATGCCCCGAAAGGTGAAGATTGGGATAAAGCAGTAGCATACTGGAAATCCCTGAAAACCGACGAGGGTGCTGAATTTGATTTGGAATATACCTATGATGCCGAGGACATCGAGCCGATGATTACTTACGGCACCAATCCTGGTATGGGCATCAAGATTAAAGATATCATTCCTACCACTGAAGGTATGGAAGGAAGCAACAAAAAAACCTACCTGAAGTCATTGGATTACATGGGCTTTCAGCCTGGTGAGCCTATCAAAGGTAAAAAGATTGATTATGTCTTCGTGGGAAGCTGTACCAATGGCCGAATCGAGGATATCCGTGCAGTAGCGGAATTTGTGAAAGGAAAGAAAAAGGCGGAGAATATCACTGCTTGGATCGTGCCCGGTTCTAGAGAAGTGGAAAACCAAGCCATTGAAGAAGGGCTGGTAACTATCCTTGAAGAAGCAGGTTTCAAATTGCGACAGCCGGGCTGTTCTGCCTGTCTGGCCATGAACGACGATAAGATTCCTGCAGGTAAATACGCTGTGTCTACCTCCAATAGGAATTTTGAAGGCCGTCAGGGACCAGGAGCAAGGACCTTACTGGCGTCACCATTGACAGTAGCGGCTGTGGCCATTACCGGTGAAGTGGCAGATCCTCGTGAAGTTTAA